From a region of the Bacteroidales bacterium genome:
- a CDS encoding PEP/pyruvate-binding domain-containing protein, whose product TGKKIISIRSIQDFEKQIDIMPDDSLVYHAKHHHFSLWLMARGEIKIAKMIYLIKVTDFDDLNDYRKYMKFVLNRYRNEANAGKVIDFDEQAIKEEKYIISLAGGNLGGKGRGLIFANTLIYNLHFADIIADINLEICTPRTAVIGTDEFDTFLERNDLYSFLQEETDYQLIKQKFLQGDLSHQLIRRLKMYLKYIEKPLAIRSSSLFEDSSAQPFSGVFETYLIPNNSTDPNLRLQQMLDAIRLIYASLYAPEAREYFRAVQYGVNHEKMAVVLQEVVGKQHDQYYYPDISGTAQSYNYYPVAYMEPEDGFAACAVGLGKYVVDGGKTFRFSPKYPALETLSPQEQYKNSQTKFLALDLSDNYPDLLKGGEMAAIAELDISVAEKHGTIRHMASVYTSDDRLEPGLDHRGPRVINFADILRFEYIPLAKMIEMILDIVKEAMGMPVEIEYAIEINKDPGKPSSFYLLQVKPITEIQTDFELNPESIDLSKALLFSSKTMGNGQISHIEDVVYVDIDLFDKTDTVSMAEEIGLINEKMISENREYILIGPGRWGSRDRFIGIPVTWPQISSAKVIVEVGLPDLPLDPSLGSHFFHNVISMHVGYFSIPAHSSTDFIRWEMLNELPPIHKTKYLRHVRFPHPLNIQMDGKNRQAAINMNH is encoded by the coding sequence TTTTTCCTTATGGCTAATGGCGCGTGGTGAGATAAAAATAGCCAAAATGATTTATCTCATCAAAGTAACGGACTTCGATGACCTGAACGATTACAGAAAATACATGAAATTCGTCCTGAATCGCTATCGTAATGAAGCCAATGCTGGAAAAGTAATTGATTTCGATGAACAAGCGATCAAGGAAGAAAAATACATCATCAGTCTGGCCGGGGGAAATCTTGGTGGAAAAGGGCGGGGTCTTATCTTTGCCAACACTTTGATCTACAATCTGCATTTTGCAGATATTATTGCAGATATCAACCTGGAAATATGTACTCCCCGTACAGCAGTAATAGGAACTGATGAATTTGATACATTTTTAGAACGAAACGATTTGTATAGCTTTCTTCAGGAAGAAACCGATTACCAGTTAATCAAGCAAAAGTTCCTGCAAGGCGATCTGTCGCACCAACTGATCCGAAGGCTGAAAATGTACCTGAAATATATTGAAAAACCACTTGCCATACGTTCTTCGAGTTTATTTGAGGATAGTTCTGCCCAGCCATTTTCAGGTGTTTTTGAGACATACCTGATTCCCAATAATTCGACGGATCCGAACCTGCGCCTACAACAAATGCTTGATGCCATCAGGCTAATATACGCCTCTTTATATGCTCCTGAAGCCCGCGAATATTTCAGGGCTGTACAATATGGGGTAAACCACGAAAAAATGGCTGTCGTATTGCAGGAGGTAGTCGGCAAGCAACATGACCAGTATTATTATCCCGACATCAGCGGTACTGCTCAATCCTATAACTATTATCCGGTGGCTTATATGGAGCCGGAAGACGGGTTTGCCGCCTGTGCTGTCGGATTGGGGAAATATGTGGTGGATGGCGGAAAAACATTCCGTTTTTCTCCTAAATATCCGGCATTGGAGACACTGTCACCACAAGAACAATATAAAAACTCCCAAACCAAATTCCTGGCTTTAGACCTGAGTGACAATTATCCGGACCTGTTGAAAGGAGGAGAAATGGCAGCCATCGCCGAACTGGATATTTCCGTAGCAGAAAAACATGGTACGATCAGGCACATGGCTTCCGTATATACGTCAGACGATCGTCTCGAACCGGGATTGGACCATCGCGGACCGCGGGTAATTAATTTTGCGGATATTCTCCGTTTTGAGTACATTCCCCTGGCAAAAATGATAGAAATGATACTCGATATCGTCAAAGAAGCCATGGGAATGCCTGTGGAAATCGAATACGCCATTGAAATCAATAAAGATCCGGGAAAGCCGTCCAGTTTCTATCTTTTGCAGGTAAAGCCAATTACAGAGATACAAACCGATTTCGAACTGAATCCCGAAAGTATTGATCTGTCGAAAGCCTTGCTGTTTTCATCAAAAACCATGGGAAACGGACAGATCAGTCATATTGAAGATGTGGTATATGTGGATATCGATCTTTTTGATAAGACCGATACGGTATCCATGGCTGAAGAGATCGGACTGATCAACGAAAAAATGATCTCGGAAAATCGGGAATACATCCTGATCGGACCGGGAAGATGGGGGTCCCGTGACCGTTTCATAGGGATACCGGTCACCTGGCCTCAGATTTCATCCGCCAAAGTAATCGTAGAGGTAGGATTACCCGATCTCCCGTTAGACCCTTCCCTGGGCTCTCACTTTTTCCATAATGTGATATCTATGCATGTAGGCTATTTCTCTATCCCGGCCCATTCTTCCACTGATTTTATCCGTTGGGAGATGCTGAATGAATTGCCACCAATACACAAGACCAAATATCTGCGGCATGTTCGCTTTCCGCATCCGTTAAACATCCAGATGGATGGAAAAAACCGGCAAGCAGCAATAAATATGAATCATTAA